In Myxocyprinus asiaticus isolate MX2 ecotype Aquarium Trade chromosome 16, UBuf_Myxa_2, whole genome shotgun sequence, a single window of DNA contains:
- the LOC127454226 gene encoding zinc-binding protein A33-like, translating to MHTNHMKDTKNNFNISHLCDQKEKLIHAIKKIKHEIDECYEAEKDAFVEALEVENRFEEIEREVRAEFQNLHRFLDEEEEIDLDRLRKERDKRVKILKDREKKIAMQGRDLERAIETLNCKLREDDSPKLLKEIKELLKRCEVNFMRPAPVDSEICSGQFVGPIQYRIWKHMKTSLYPNISTLTFDPETAHPLLTLSAERTSVIFEEDKEVPEENPAERNPKRFHYYYCVMGSEGFTYGRHYWEVKVKGKTAWRVGVARADVHRGEMDSSSTLNGLWTLSLRNGSITACTHPKPTQVRASAHLIRIGIFLDCDKEEVSFYNAVTMMPLFSFYMGTVLVPLYPFYNPCDTDEGKNCAPLSIFHPSL from the exons ATGCACACAAATCACATGAAGGACACAAAGAACAACTTTAATATCTCTCATCTCTGTGACCAAAAG GAGaagcttattcatgcgattaaaaAGATTAAACATGAAATTGATGAATGTTATGAAGCTGAAAAGGACGCCTTTGTGGAAGCACTGGAGGTTGAG AACAGATTTGAAGAGATAGAGCGTGAAGTCAGAGCAGAGTTCCAGAACCTTCATCGCTTCCTGGATGAGGAGGAGGAGATAGACCTGGATCGATTGAGGAAAGAAAGGGACAAACGAGTTAAGATCTTAAAAGACAGGGAGAAGAAGATTGCCATGCAGGGAAGAGATCTTGAGAGAGCCATCGAGACTTTGAACTGCAAACTGAGGGAAGATGACAGTCCCAAACTTCTGAAG GAAATCAAAGAGCTTCTGAAAAG ATGTGAGGTGAATTTCATGCGCCCTGCACCAGTAGACAGTGAGATCTGCTCTGGTCAGTTTGTGGGACCCATTCAGTACAGGATCTGGAAACACATGAAAACATCCCTCTACCCAA ACATATCTACTTTGACATTTGACCCTGAAACGGCACATCCCCTGCTGACCCTGTCTGCTGAGAGGACTTCTGTGATTTTCGAGGAGGACAAGGAGGTGCCTGAGGAGAACCCAGCAGAGAGGAACCCAAAACGCTTCCACTACTACTATTGTGTGATGGGGTCAGAGGGTTTCACTTATGGGCGCCATTACTGGGAGGTGAAAGTGAAGGGCAAAACCGCCTGGAGAGTGGGCGTAGCCAGAGCAGACGTGCACCGCGGGGAGATGGACTCCTCCTCCACGTTAAACGGACTGTGGACTCTGTCCCTCAGAAATGGCTCTATCACAGCCTGCACCCACCCAAAGCCTACACAGGTGCGTGCTTCTGCCCATCTCATCCGCATTGGCATCTTCCTGGACTGTGATAAAGAGGAGGTGTCTTTCTACAATGCTGTCACCATGATGCCACTCTTCTCCTTCTACATGGGAACTGTTCTAGTGCCACTCTATCCATTCTACAACCCATGTGACACAGATGAAGGAAAGAACTGTGCCCCTCTATCCATCTTTCATCCATCACTCTGA
- the ino80e gene encoding INO80 complex subunit E isoform X1: protein MNGQAEVEVDYKRKYKNLKRKLKFLVYEQECFQEELRRAQRKLLKVSRDKSFLLDRLLQYERVDEESSDSDATVSSDSEGEGARERDREAGKKRRSPGVPPVPSSSSPHLSLMSRSGAVPLQSSAPAQYLNTLPFPPEYLAPSAERVKKERKTKLAKHRKDGSGKVVGPLTSNYPAGSGAAGTTSGPFSWVPQQMLSEDAADEEGESEGESDRGEDERGEGDEAELVIDIPNE from the exons atgaatggtCAAGCTGAAGTAGAGGTGGATTATAAGAGAAAATACAAGAATCTCAAACGCAAATTGAAGTTTCTGGTATAT GAGCAAGAGTGTTTTCAGGAGGAGCTGAGAAGAGCTCAGAGAAAACTATTAAAAGTTTCTAGAGACAAAAG TTTTCTGTTGGACAGATTGTTGCAGTATGAAAGGGTGGATGAAGAGTCTTCTG ACTCCGACGCCACTGTTTCCTCAGACAGTGAAGGAGAGGgagctagagagagagacagagaagcaGGGAAGAA GAGGAGGAGTCCTGGAGTTCCTCCCGTCCCTTCATCTTCATCCCCTCATCTCTCGCTCATGTCTCGCTCTGGTGCGGTTCCTCTCCAGTCATCTGCTCCTGCACAGTATCTCAACACT TTGCCCTTCCCTCCTGAGTATTTGGCTCCCTCTGCTGAGCGAgtgaagaaagagagaaaaacaaaactggCGAAACACAGGAAAGACGGTTCAGGGAAG GTGGTTGGCCCACTGACGTCTAATTACCCTGCAGGCAGTGGTGCTGCTGGAACTACGAGTGGGCCGTTCAGCTGGGTCCCGCAGCAGATGCTGAGTGAAGATGCAGCCGATGAGGAgggagagagtgagggagagagtgaCAGAGGAGAGGATGAGAGAGGAGAGGGGGACGAGGCAGAGCTGGTCATTGACATACCCAATGAGTGA
- the LOC127454225 gene encoding uncharacterized protein LOC127454225 isoform X2 — MLLALPRLAVCVSAVLFHAVLEGASTDTVLDPGFLRCQECFFKGTPPQSLSELGLEQRCYRHQTGRPFASLYNTNCQTTVYTALHLSLTNGWGRGELSKDVEEEINEDSPVAIPALYTGITDERSDSPLLKWDALTAGLIRSSAIPMCSKTSGEIYVQSGIVGFSECGGKVLWSAVCCAASDGHDSFSIGLVKEGELRVVSVEVLEELIGVTGLFSGGCGEIGDQREEKIMLLLKTHSSDGQSEKHNSQEEGTSDSRNEEITSQHVHNEAQRNTSSLKSEMDLQESTNDTENSESGSALLYILSSTISLLYTPFSPIVITVTNLPSDLTYVLQEDLAVLASVPGDSFTLVNNLGSGVSSGVLCVLNTLYQTGELSVCTLYSCLSLLASSLLLAFQDGIVGTGTLACDALGIVTGTVGNCLGFGKMVLGSVWDQMVDYLCALCSEMGQQVSSVGCGIGTLTWRSGRGVGHLFNMVMVIVGGVVENTLVNVQEAFGGSLGKSSELQTLEVQPSEVAGE; from the exons ATGCTGTTAGCTTTGCCTAGactcgctgtgtgtgtgtctgcagtgcTGTTTCATGCTGTTTTAGAAGGGGCAAGTACAGACACGGTCCTTGATCCAGGGTTCCTCCGTTGTCAAGAGTGCTTTTTCAAAGGCACACCACCACAATCACTGTCTGAACTGGGTTTGGAGCAGAGGTGTTACAGACATCAGACCGGACGACCTTTTGCATCACTCTATAACACTAACTGCCAGACCACCGTTTATACAGCCCTTCACCTCAGCCTGACTAATGGATGGGGCAGAGGAGAGCTCAGTAAG GATGTTGAAGAAGAGATCAATGAAGATTCCCCGGTGGCCATCCCAGCTCTTTACACAGGAATCACAGATGAAAGATCAGACTCCCCTCTCCTGAAGTGGGACGCTCTGACAGCGGGGCTAATACGTAGCTCGGCCATACCGATGTGTTCTAAGACAAGTGGGGAAATTTATGTGCAGAGTGGTATTGTAGGGTTTAGTGAGTGTGGGGGAAAAGTGTTATGGTCAGCAGTTTGTTGTGCTGCTTCCGATGGGCATGATAGTTTCAGTATTGGGCTAGTGAAGGAGGGGGAGTTGAGGGTGGTGAGTGTTGAAGTGTTAGAGGAGTTGATAGGAGTTACAGGGCTGTTTTCAGGAGGCTGTGGTGAAATAGGAGACCAGAGAGAAGAGAAGATTATGTTGCTCTTGAAAACACACAGCTCAGATGGACAGAGTGAGAAGCACAACAGTCAGGAAGAAGGTACATCAGACTCAAGAAATGAGGAAATTACATCACAGCATGTCCACAATGAAGCCCAAAGAAACACGTCTTCCTTGAAGTCAGAGATGGACCTTCAGGAGAGCACCAATGACACTGAGAATTCAGAGTCTGGAAGTGCCCTGCTCTACATTTTGTCTTCCACCATCTCTCTCCTGTACACCCCTTTCTCTCCCATTGTAATCACGGTCACTAACCTTCCCTCCGACCTCACATATGTTCTACAGGAAGATCTGGCTGTTCTAGCCTCTGTGCCTGGTGACAGTTTCACTTTGGTCAACAACTTGGGCTCAGGAGTGTCATCTGGGGTTTTGTGTGTTTTAAACACTCTGTATCAGACTGGGGAACTGAGTGTGTGCACTCTCTACTCCTGTCTCAGTCTGCTAGCCAGCAGTCTGCTACTGGCATTCCAGGATGGAATTGTAGGCACAGGCACACTAGCGTGTGATGCCCTTGGTATCGTGACGGGCACAGTGGGCAATTGTTTGGGGTTCGGCAAGATGGTGCTTGGGTCAGTCTGGGATCAGATGGTGGATTACCTGTGTGCTTTGTGCTCAGAAATGGGCCAGCAGGTGTCATCAGTGGGTTGTGGGATAGGAACACTTACCTGGAGAAGTGGAAGGGGGGTGGGCCACCTTTTCAATATGGTTATGGTCATCGTAGGGGGGGTGGTGGAGAATACACTAGTGAATGTGCAGGAAGCTTTTGGAGGGAGTTTGGGGAAATCATCTGAATTGCAAACACTTGAAGTGCAGCCATCTGAAGTGGCTGGTGAATAG
- the ino80e gene encoding INO80 complex subunit E isoform X2, which produces MNGQAEVEVDYKRKYKNLKRKLKFLVYEQECFQEELRRAQRKLLKVSRDKSFLLDRLLQYERVDEESSDSDATVSSDSEGEGARERDREAGKKRRSPGVPPVPSSSSPHLSLMSRSGAVPLQSSAPAQYLNTVVGPLTSNYPAGSGAAGTTSGPFSWVPQQMLSEDAADEEGESEGESDRGEDERGEGDEAELVIDIPNE; this is translated from the exons atgaatggtCAAGCTGAAGTAGAGGTGGATTATAAGAGAAAATACAAGAATCTCAAACGCAAATTGAAGTTTCTGGTATAT GAGCAAGAGTGTTTTCAGGAGGAGCTGAGAAGAGCTCAGAGAAAACTATTAAAAGTTTCTAGAGACAAAAG TTTTCTGTTGGACAGATTGTTGCAGTATGAAAGGGTGGATGAAGAGTCTTCTG ACTCCGACGCCACTGTTTCCTCAGACAGTGAAGGAGAGGgagctagagagagagacagagaagcaGGGAAGAA GAGGAGGAGTCCTGGAGTTCCTCCCGTCCCTTCATCTTCATCCCCTCATCTCTCGCTCATGTCTCGCTCTGGTGCGGTTCCTCTCCAGTCATCTGCTCCTGCACAGTATCTCAACACT GTGGTTGGCCCACTGACGTCTAATTACCCTGCAGGCAGTGGTGCTGCTGGAACTACGAGTGGGCCGTTCAGCTGGGTCCCGCAGCAGATGCTGAGTGAAGATGCAGCCGATGAGGAgggagagagtgagggagagagtgaCAGAGGAGAGGATGAGAGAGGAGAGGGGGACGAGGCAGAGCTGGTCATTGACATACCCAATGAGTGA
- the LOC127454225 gene encoding uncharacterized protein LOC127454225 isoform X1 has product MLLALPRLAVCVSAVLFHAVLEGASTDTVLDPGFLRCQECFFKGTPPQSLSELGLEQRCYRHQTGRPFASLYNTNCQTTVYTALHLSLTNGWGRGELSKQDVEEEINEDSPVAIPALYTGITDERSDSPLLKWDALTAGLIRSSAIPMCSKTSGEIYVQSGIVGFSECGGKVLWSAVCCAASDGHDSFSIGLVKEGELRVVSVEVLEELIGVTGLFSGGCGEIGDQREEKIMLLLKTHSSDGQSEKHNSQEEGTSDSRNEEITSQHVHNEAQRNTSSLKSEMDLQESTNDTENSESGSALLYILSSTISLLYTPFSPIVITVTNLPSDLTYVLQEDLAVLASVPGDSFTLVNNLGSGVSSGVLCVLNTLYQTGELSVCTLYSCLSLLASSLLLAFQDGIVGTGTLACDALGIVTGTVGNCLGFGKMVLGSVWDQMVDYLCALCSEMGQQVSSVGCGIGTLTWRSGRGVGHLFNMVMVIVGGVVENTLVNVQEAFGGSLGKSSELQTLEVQPSEVAGE; this is encoded by the exons ATGCTGTTAGCTTTGCCTAGactcgctgtgtgtgtgtctgcagtgcTGTTTCATGCTGTTTTAGAAGGGGCAAGTACAGACACGGTCCTTGATCCAGGGTTCCTCCGTTGTCAAGAGTGCTTTTTCAAAGGCACACCACCACAATCACTGTCTGAACTGGGTTTGGAGCAGAGGTGTTACAGACATCAGACCGGACGACCTTTTGCATCACTCTATAACACTAACTGCCAGACCACCGTTTATACAGCCCTTCACCTCAGCCTGACTAATGGATGGGGCAGAGGAGAGCTCAGTAAG CAGGATGTTGAAGAAGAGATCAATGAAGATTCCCCGGTGGCCATCCCAGCTCTTTACACAGGAATCACAGATGAAAGATCAGACTCCCCTCTCCTGAAGTGGGACGCTCTGACAGCGGGGCTAATACGTAGCTCGGCCATACCGATGTGTTCTAAGACAAGTGGGGAAATTTATGTGCAGAGTGGTATTGTAGGGTTTAGTGAGTGTGGGGGAAAAGTGTTATGGTCAGCAGTTTGTTGTGCTGCTTCCGATGGGCATGATAGTTTCAGTATTGGGCTAGTGAAGGAGGGGGAGTTGAGGGTGGTGAGTGTTGAAGTGTTAGAGGAGTTGATAGGAGTTACAGGGCTGTTTTCAGGAGGCTGTGGTGAAATAGGAGACCAGAGAGAAGAGAAGATTATGTTGCTCTTGAAAACACACAGCTCAGATGGACAGAGTGAGAAGCACAACAGTCAGGAAGAAGGTACATCAGACTCAAGAAATGAGGAAATTACATCACAGCATGTCCACAATGAAGCCCAAAGAAACACGTCTTCCTTGAAGTCAGAGATGGACCTTCAGGAGAGCACCAATGACACTGAGAATTCAGAGTCTGGAAGTGCCCTGCTCTACATTTTGTCTTCCACCATCTCTCTCCTGTACACCCCTTTCTCTCCCATTGTAATCACGGTCACTAACCTTCCCTCCGACCTCACATATGTTCTACAGGAAGATCTGGCTGTTCTAGCCTCTGTGCCTGGTGACAGTTTCACTTTGGTCAACAACTTGGGCTCAGGAGTGTCATCTGGGGTTTTGTGTGTTTTAAACACTCTGTATCAGACTGGGGAACTGAGTGTGTGCACTCTCTACTCCTGTCTCAGTCTGCTAGCCAGCAGTCTGCTACTGGCATTCCAGGATGGAATTGTAGGCACAGGCACACTAGCGTGTGATGCCCTTGGTATCGTGACGGGCACAGTGGGCAATTGTTTGGGGTTCGGCAAGATGGTGCTTGGGTCAGTCTGGGATCAGATGGTGGATTACCTGTGTGCTTTGTGCTCAGAAATGGGCCAGCAGGTGTCATCAGTGGGTTGTGGGATAGGAACACTTACCTGGAGAAGTGGAAGGGGGGTGGGCCACCTTTTCAATATGGTTATGGTCATCGTAGGGGGGGTGGTGGAGAATACACTAGTGAATGTGCAGGAAGCTTTTGGAGGGAGTTTGGGGAAATCATCTGAATTGCAAACACTTGAAGTGCAGCCATCTGAAGTGGCTGGTGAATAG